The proteins below are encoded in one region of Silene latifolia isolate original U9 population chromosome 2, ASM4854445v1, whole genome shotgun sequence:
- the LOC141642430 gene encoding putative inorganic phosphate transporter 1-7: protein MARDQLEVLNALDVAKTQWYHFTAIVVAGMGFLTDAYDLFCVSLVTKLLGRIYYHVPGSPKPGTLPPNIASAINGVAFVGTLAGQLFFGWLGDKLGRKKVYGLTLALMCLCSVASGLSFGSTPGSVMATLCFFRFWLGFGVGGDYPLSATIMSEYANKKTRGAFIAAVFAMQGFGILAGGIFAIIIAAIFDSRYPSPVYEVNPVASVPPQADFVWRIIVMAGAIPAAMTFYSRAKMPETARYTALVQKNAEKAANDMGKVLQKEFTGEQNKVDNITTKTSWGLCSKEFLRRHGLHLLGTTSTWFLLDIAFYSQNLFQKDIFSAVGWIPPAETMNAIHECFKIARAQTLIAIFSTVPGYWATVFLIDRIGRFTIQLMGFAFMTIFMFALAIKYDYWTHDDHVIGFVVLYSLTFFFANFGPNATTFVVPAEIFPARLRSTCHGISAAAGKAGAIVGAFGFLYLAQSKDPSKTDEGYPPGIGVKNALLVLAVVNALGFLFTFCVPEAKGKSLEDMSQENEEEDVV from the exons ATGGCAAGGGATCAACTGGAAGTTCTGAATGCCTTGGACGTGGCCAAGACACAATGGTACCATTTCACAGCTATAGTTGTGGCCGGGATGGGCTTCCTCACTGATGCATATGATCTGTTTTGCGTATCTTTGGTTACCAAGCTCCTGGGTCGGATCTATTACCATGTGCCAGGCTCGCCAAAACCAGGCACATTACCACCAAACATTGCTTCGGCTATTAACGGTGTGGCTTTTGTCGGCACACTAGCTGGACAGTTGTTTTTCGGGTGGTTAGGTGACAAACTTGGCCGAAAAAAGGTATATGGTCTTACACTTGCGCTTATGTGCCTATGCTCTGTGGCTTCTGGTCTATCTTTCGGAAGTACTCCTGGCTCTGTCATGGCCACTCTATGCTTCTTTCGGTTTTGGCTTGGGTTTGGTGTTGGTGGTGATTACCCTTTGTCAGCCACGATCATGTCCGAGTATGCTAATAAAAAGACTAGGGGAGCATTCATTGCTGCAGTATTTGCAATGCAAGGTTTTGGTATTCTTGCCGGTGGTATTTTTGCCATCATAATAGCTGCTATATTTGATTCGAG GTATCCATCGCCCGTATATGAAGTCAACCCAGTAGCATCTGTACCGCCCCAAGCTGACTTCGTTTGGAGAATCATAGTGATGGCAGGTGCCATACCTGCAGCTATGACATTCTATTCAAGGGCAAAGATGCCGGAGACCGCACGTTACACTGCATTAGTACAAAAGAATGCCGAAAAGGCGGCTAATGATATGGGGAAGGTATTGCAAAAAGAGTTTACCGGGGAACAAAATAAGGTAGACAATATAACGACGAAAACTAGTTGGGGATTGTGTTCTAAGGAGTTCTTACGCCGCCACGGACTACACCTTTTAGGAACCACATCCACTTGGTTCTTGCTGGACATAGCCTTCTACAGccaaaacctcttccaaaaagACATTTTTAGCGCGGTTGGTTGGATCCCACCGGCTGAAACCATGAATGCGATCCATGAATGCTTCAAGATAGCACGAGCTCAGACCCTGATAGCCATCTTTAGCACGGTTCCAGGGTATTGGGCCACCGTGTTTCTGATTGACAGAATCGGGAGATTTACAATACAACTCATGGGTTttgcttttatgaccatattCATGTTTGCTCTAGCGATTAAATATGATTACTGGACTCACGATGACCATGTAATTGGGTTTGTGGTCTTGTATTCCCTAACCTTCTTTTTTGCAAACTTTGGTCCTAATGCCACGACATTTGTGGTACCCGCCGAGATCTTTCCAGCACGACTGAGGTCCACGTGTCATGGAATATCAGCTGCTGCAGGAAAGGCAGGGGCCATTGTTGGAGCATTCGGGTTCCTATACTTGGCCCAAAGCAAGGATCCAAGTAAGACTGATGAAGGCTACCCTCCAGGCATTGGTGTGAAGAACGCACTCCTTGTGTTAGCCGTTGTCAATGCACTTGGCTTTTTATTCACCTTTTGTGTACCCGAAGCAAAGGGAAAATCTTTGGAAGACATGTCACAGGAAAATGAAGAAGAGGATGTTGTCTAA